Within the Desulfobotulus pelophilus genome, the region CAGCCCCCCCTGCAAAGACTGTAGTAGGAACAGCCGCTGCAACGGGTATGCACTGCCTGACGCCAGCGGTTTCTCAAATCTTGCATACGGGAGGAGTTGAATATCTCTTCCATGCTCATTTCCTGAATGTTACCCAGATAAAATTCCGGCCCTACAAGGGAAGAGCAGGGATACACTTCACCGTCCGGGTAGATGGAAAGGTAGCGGGTAAAACAGGGCCCCTTATAGGTACAGATGGAGGGCGGCACACCCAACAGGCCCTGCAACATGCTCCCTATGGGTTCTATATGCTTGATTGTATGATCATTTCTCAGCCAGAAATCGAAGACCTCCATCAAAAAAGCCGTCCACTGATCGGCACGGATGCCAAGGTCCGGCGAATTCGCTGTCTTTTTAAAAGGAAGAAACGAAACACCACTGATGCCAAGTCCGCTAAGCCTCTGCAGCATCCCCTCCGCATCTCCCACATTCTCACAGGTGACCACAGAAATCACACCGGCCGAACTTCTTACGGATTGTAATCTCTGAATACTCTGCTCCACACAGGGCTCCGTAGCACGACCCGTTACAAACGGACGGGAAGGACTCTGTTCCCTTTGATTGGCATCGTAGCTGATACCCACCTCAAAGCCATGGCTCATGAGGATATCGATGAATTGCCTGCTCAACAAAGTGCCATTGGTCTGAATACTGTTGCTGACCTTCTGATCGGAATCCCGCCGGTACAGACTCTGCAACATGGAAATGTACGGATAATACCCCATACCGGCCAGCAGGGGTTCACCGCCATGCCAGACATAATTGATCCGGGAACAGGCTGCCTGCGCTTTGGAAATGATGTTTTCAAGAACCCCCAGATCCATCAGTGGATTCTGCTGTTTACAGGTTTTATCAACATAGCAGTATCGGCAGGCCAGATTACAGCCCCTTGTCACCTTGACAATCAGAGTTACGGAATCCGAGAAATTGCCACCCATAAATGTCTCCTGTTCTTACGTACAGGCAGGAGAAGGACCTGTTCTGCCTTCTCCTGCACAGTACCATCTTATCCGATTCTGCCACCAGCCGCCTGCAGCCTCTCAATCAGCGCATTTTTGGCGGCAATCTCCGCCTTCAGCTTTTCCGCCTCCAGAAAAAGGGTTTCCTTGGTAAAATCCTCCGGTCTGATTTTTGTCAGAAGGGCAGACCGCGTATCGCTGTAATGATTCTTGTAACCATCCTCACTATAGGAATCCCGATACTGCTCGTTATGGCCACCTCCTTCCCTATAGGTATCCCTGTAATCCGCAACGGAGCTGATCTCACCCAGATCTATGGCCCGCAGCGTTCTTTTTTCTCCCATGGCTGTCAAAGCAGAATTCAGTACGCCCCGAAGGTTTTCGCTGACTACCTTGGAAACCTCCTTTGCGATCTCCATGTTTTCCCTTTTATCACCGGTCATGATACTTCCTTTCAATTGTGATATGGAAACTGCCTGCTGGTACCCCTGTATGCCAAATGACTTACGCTGGCATCACCTCCTTCCCTCCTTCTGCTACGAAAACGCTATGGGTACACAAACCAGCCGTCATCAAATTCTTTCAACAAAGAAAAAACATGAGCGGGCGGTTCCACCTTTTCCATACAGGAAAAGCAACCACCGGTTTTCGTGATCATGCACAATCAACCTGGGCCATACAAGATGACAAGACTCTGAAAAGACTGCCTGAAATGGGCCATTCAGGTCCATGAAGAATCGCACGGCCCTTAGGCCTGATCGCGAAAGCAACATGAACAACGTTTCAGAAGAACCCACAAAATAACAGCCTCAGGGACATCAAAGACTCCGCAGAAGAAAGAAGGCCAAAATCGCTTGCCCATAGACCGGCACAGATGACTGTGCCTTTGCTTTACTGCCGGATTCATGGTTCGCTAAGACAGGAAAAACAGAAACTGTATGAAGGCAGGCCAGATTCGCATAACGGCCCGGATGGTGTCATCATCAGGACAGACGGAAAGGGCGGGAATGTGGGAACACCATCCATTGAAAAAACGTATCTTTTCATAACGCCTG harbors:
- a CDS encoding radical SAM/SPASM domain-containing protein, yielding MGGNFSDSVTLIVKVTRGCNLACRYCYVDKTCKQQNPLMDLGVLENIISKAQAACSRINYVWHGGEPLLAGMGYYPYISMLQSLYRRDSDQKVSNSIQTNGTLLSRQFIDILMSHGFEVGISYDANQREQSPSRPFVTGRATEPCVEQSIQRLQSVRSSAGVISVVTCENVGDAEGMLQRLSGLGISGVSFLPFKKTANSPDLGIRADQWTAFLMEVFDFWLRNDHTIKHIEPIGSMLQGLLGVPPSICTYKGPCFTRYLSIYPDGEVYPCSSLVGPEFYLGNIQEMSMEEIFNSSRMQDLRNRWRQAVHTRCSGCSYYSLCRGGCPEYAYYEQGRLMVSEDECHSRKIMFAYLARRLQELAPERLLACMDMPCSFVSEKEVSLQAG